A single region of the Pontimicrobium sp. SW4 genome encodes:
- a CDS encoding serine hydrolase: MLQIALFRRFTIIIIFTNFGCKETNQLDILKTDIEQQIGEIEGDIAVAFLDLSNEENSILINVDEAFHAASTMKVPVMIELYKQQKQGLINLSDSIVLVNEFKSIADGSPYKMDIGDDSDDVIYSKIGTKQTLYDLMVPMITVSSNLATNVLIEIVDAKKTTQTMRDLGAKNIEVLRGVEDQKAYDLGLSNSTTARDLLVIMEAIANGKAGTKADCEAMLEILKDQQWNDLIPKYLPDNAEVAHKTGSIAGVRHDAAVVYPQNGKDYVLILLSKNLKNFDEDTDKLARISERIYNYVDTH; encoded by the coding sequence ATGCTTCAAATAGCTTTATTTAGAAGGTTTACAATAATAATCATCTTCACCAATTTTGGATGTAAAGAAACTAATCAATTAGATATACTTAAAACAGATATCGAACAGCAAATTGGTGAAATAGAAGGAGATATTGCTGTAGCTTTTCTTGATTTATCTAATGAAGAAAACTCAATTCTCATTAATGTTGATGAAGCGTTTCATGCAGCAAGTACTATGAAAGTTCCAGTAATGATTGAGCTTTATAAACAACAAAAACAAGGTTTAATCAACTTAAGCGATTCTATTGTATTAGTTAATGAATTTAAAAGTATTGCGGATGGAAGTCCCTATAAAATGGATATTGGTGACGATAGTGATGATGTTATCTATAGTAAAATAGGCACGAAACAAACGTTATATGATCTTATGGTACCAATGATTACTGTAAGTAGCAATCTAGCAACAAATGTGTTAATAGAAATTGTTGATGCGAAGAAAACCACACAAACTATGCGCGATTTAGGAGCTAAAAACATTGAAGTATTACGGGGTGTTGAAGACCAAAAAGCGTATGATTTAGGGTTGAGTAATTCTACAACAGCAAGAGATTTATTGGTTATTATGGAAGCTATTGCTAATGGAAAAGCCGGAACAAAAGCAGATTGTGAAGCAATGTTAGAGATACTTAAAGACCAACAATGGAATGATCTGATTCCAAAATATTTACCAGACAATGCTGAAGTAGCTCATAAAACAGGTTCTATAGCAGGTGTGCGTCACGATGCAGCTGTTGTTTATCCACAAAATGGAAAAGATTATGTACTTATATTACTATCTAAAAACCTTAAAAATTTTGATGAAGACACAGATAAATTGGCTAGAATATCTGAGCGAATTTATAATTATGTTGATACTCATTAA
- a CDS encoding cold-shock protein, producing the protein MSKGTVKFFNDTKGFGFITEEGSNKEHFVHISGLIDEIREGDEVEFDLTEGKKGLNAVNVKVL; encoded by the coding sequence ATGAGTAAAGGAACAGTAAAATTCTTCAATGATACCAAAGGTTTTGGATTCATTACTGAAGAAGGTTCAAACAAAGAACATTTTGTACACATTTCTGGATTAATAGATGAAATTCGTGAAGGCGATGAAGTTGAATTTGATCTTACAGAAGGTAAAAAAGGATTGAATGCAGTAAACGTAAAAGTTTTATAA
- the aspA gene encoding aspartate ammonia-lyase, translating to MLKFNKCFYSFLLMEFRKEIDLLGELDIHQDSYYGIHTQRAINNFNISNSKIGDYPLFIKGLVITKKACAMANKEIGAIADDKADMIISACDEILNNLIQYSDYFPTDVFQGGAGTSVNMNTNEVIANVALELHGYKKGNYNVLNPNDHVNKSQSTNDAYPTGFRVATYFYINSLLKHIEHIVIQLDKKSIEFSKVLKMGRTQLQDAVPMSLGDEFKAWGANLTEEIKNLKMCRDLVLEVNLGATAIGTGLNAPKGYSEKSIEYLKELTNANFIKAENLIEATSDCGAYVMISGALKRTAVKLSKICNDLRLLSSGPRCGFNEINLPEMQAGSSIMPAKVNPVIPEVVNQVCFKIIGNDVTISFAAEAGQLQLNVMEPVIAQSLFESIDLLSNAFATLTDKCIIGITANAEHTKNMVLNSIGLITFLNPYIGHHMGDVIGKEAVLTGKTVKKLVLEKQLLSEEELDEVLSFENLMHPQYKAQLYKK from the coding sequence ATGTTAAAATTCAACAAATGTTTTTATTCATTTTTACTTATGGAATTTAGAAAAGAAATTGACTTATTAGGTGAATTAGATATTCATCAAGACAGCTATTATGGAATCCATACTCAAAGAGCTATTAATAATTTTAATATATCTAACTCAAAAATTGGAGATTACCCTTTGTTTATAAAAGGTCTGGTTATTACTAAAAAAGCCTGTGCAATGGCTAATAAGGAAATTGGAGCCATAGCAGATGATAAAGCAGACATGATTATTAGTGCATGCGATGAGATATTAAATAATCTTATACAATATTCAGATTATTTTCCGACAGACGTATTTCAAGGAGGTGCTGGAACTTCAGTAAATATGAATACGAACGAGGTGATTGCAAATGTTGCTCTTGAACTTCATGGTTATAAAAAAGGGAATTATAATGTTTTAAACCCAAATGATCACGTTAACAAATCACAATCGACAAATGATGCCTACCCTACTGGTTTTAGAGTTGCTACATATTTTTACATTAATAGTTTACTTAAACATATTGAACATATTGTAATTCAGTTAGATAAAAAGTCTATTGAATTTTCAAAAGTTTTAAAAATGGGAAGAACTCAATTACAAGATGCAGTGCCCATGTCACTTGGTGATGAATTTAAAGCTTGGGGAGCAAATCTTACTGAGGAAATTAAAAACCTTAAAATGTGTCGCGATTTAGTTTTAGAAGTTAACTTAGGAGCTACAGCTATTGGTACAGGACTTAACGCGCCAAAAGGATATTCAGAGAAATCTATTGAGTATTTAAAAGAATTAACTAATGCAAACTTTATTAAAGCAGAAAACTTAATAGAAGCAACTTCTGATTGTGGTGCTTATGTTATGATTTCTGGAGCATTAAAAAGAACAGCCGTAAAATTGTCAAAAATTTGTAATGATTTAAGGTTACTATCTTCTGGTCCAAGATGTGGATTTAATGAAATAAATCTTCCAGAAATGCAAGCAGGTTCTTCTATCATGCCAGCAAAAGTAAATCCTGTTATTCCAGAAGTTGTAAACCAAGTTTGTTTTAAAATTATTGGTAACGATGTCACTATCTCTTTTGCTGCAGAAGCTGGACAATTACAATTAAACGTTATGGAACCAGTAATTGCACAATCATTATTTGAGTCTATAGATTTACTGTCAAATGCATTTGCTACATTAACGGATAAGTGTATTATTGGTATAACAGCAAATGCTGAGCACACTAAAAATATGGTTCTTAATTCTATTGGTTTAATTACTTTTTTAAACCCGTATATTGGGCATCATATGGGTGATGTTATTGGTAAAGAAGCTGTGCTTACTGGCAAAACAGTTAAGAAACTTGTATTGGAAAAACAATTACTGTCAGAAGAAGAACTTGATGAAGTTTTAAGTTTTGAAAATTTAATGCACCCTCAATACAAAGCTCAACTCTATAAAAAATAG
- a CDS encoding DPP IV N-terminal domain-containing protein, producing the protein MFKNRFRAIALMAFVATLVIPFNSSFAQDKLKRMPGYEQYQKMAPQIRSSVKYGSLSATWSEDGNSFTYNQDGKQYKYDVKKKKATEIGDAQPRPRRSFGNRPARGRQYASAESPNKKLKAFTKDRNMYISNPDGTNVIPITTEGNDDNQIKFGIATWVYGEELGQNTAMWWSPDSKKVAFYRFEEKDAKKYYVIYNQTKIQDSVEIEAYPKVGAKNLPVDLIVYDLDSKKTITLDIRDGQPYNDGAIGTYIYNIDWSPDGKELLFHSTNRKQDIMEYKAADPNTGKTRVVVREEWPASFTRNSPEMRFLEDGKRFIWASERNGFNNYYLYNIDGTLINPITTHNYEVSRIIDVDEKNGYVYYYARSGDNHMKMQLHRVKLDGTQNTRLTDPAFNHSVTISPNGKYFVDVAQTHDIPPFTSLVNSKGKVIDELTKSDMTKFNELGLKKVEAFTFTSADGVTELHGMLHFPSNFDPNKKYPSILAIYGGPSTNGFRENFTLPNAMTEYGFLVVNLDGRNVGGRGKKMLDKLYGNLGIVEMDDFAEGIKSLHDRPYFNKNKVGVVGTSYGGTTAATSLLRFPEVYHAAVANSAVTDWRNYDNVYTERYMNLIENNKEGYDAGSIMKYADNLKGELMIFYGTNDNNVHPANSLQLIQALQKAGKSFEVQVGPDQGHTAVNRDRMMEFFITHLVINNFTPDVNQSKADQFKN; encoded by the coding sequence ATGTTTAAAAATCGTTTTAGAGCCATAGCATTAATGGCATTTGTAGCAACACTAGTTATTCCTTTCAACTCAAGTTTTGCACAAGACAAGTTAAAAAGGATGCCAGGGTATGAACAATATCAAAAAATGGCACCACAAATTCGTAGCTCTGTTAAGTATGGAAGCTTATCTGCAACCTGGAGTGAAGATGGTAATTCTTTTACCTATAATCAAGATGGTAAGCAGTATAAATATGATGTAAAAAAGAAGAAGGCTACCGAAATAGGTGATGCCCAACCAAGACCTAGAAGAAGTTTTGGGAACAGACCAGCAAGAGGACGTCAGTATGCTTCAGCTGAATCTCCAAATAAAAAGCTAAAAGCATTTACTAAAGATAGAAATATGTACATCAGTAATCCTGATGGTACTAATGTAATACCTATCACAACCGAGGGTAATGATGATAACCAAATTAAGTTTGGAATTGCAACTTGGGTATATGGTGAAGAATTAGGACAAAACACTGCGATGTGGTGGTCTCCAGATAGTAAGAAAGTGGCTTTTTATAGATTTGAAGAAAAAGATGCTAAAAAATATTATGTTATTTACAACCAAACAAAAATTCAAGATTCTGTAGAAATTGAAGCCTATCCAAAAGTAGGTGCTAAAAATTTACCTGTAGACTTAATAGTTTATGACTTAGATTCTAAAAAGACGATAACGCTAGATATAAGAGATGGACAACCTTATAACGATGGAGCAATCGGAACTTATATCTACAACATAGATTGGTCTCCTGATGGTAAAGAACTATTATTCCATAGCACAAATAGAAAGCAGGATATTATGGAGTATAAAGCAGCAGACCCAAACACAGGAAAAACAAGAGTTGTGGTTCGTGAGGAATGGCCAGCAAGTTTTACTAGAAACTCTCCAGAAATGCGTTTCCTAGAAGATGGAAAACGATTTATTTGGGCGTCAGAAAGAAACGGATTTAATAACTACTACTTATACAATATTGATGGTACATTAATAAATCCAATAACAACTCATAATTATGAAGTCTCAAGAATTATAGATGTTGACGAAAAAAATGGATATGTATATTACTATGCTAGAAGTGGTGATAATCATATGAAAATGCAATTACATCGTGTAAAGCTTGACGGGACTCAAAATACGCGATTAACAGATCCTGCGTTTAATCATAGCGTTACTATTTCCCCTAATGGCAAATATTTTGTTGATGTAGCTCAAACACACGATATACCACCATTTACTAGTTTGGTAAATTCAAAGGGTAAAGTAATTGATGAGCTTACAAAAAGTGATATGACGAAGTTTAACGAACTTGGTTTAAAAAAGGTTGAAGCATTTACTTTTACATCAGCAGATGGTGTTACAGAATTACATGGGATGCTACACTTCCCTTCTAATTTTGATCCTAATAAAAAGTACCCTTCGATTTTAGCTATATATGGAGGTCCTTCAACTAATGGTTTTAGAGAAAACTTCACACTGCCAAATGCTATGACTGAATATGGTTTTTTAGTTGTAAATCTTGATGGTAGAAATGTTGGTGGAAGAGGAAAAAAGATGTTAGATAAACTATATGGTAATTTAGGAATTGTTGAAATGGACGATTTTGCCGAAGGTATTAAATCGCTACATGATAGGCCATATTTTAATAAAAACAAAGTAGGTGTTGTAGGAACTTCTTATGGTGGTACAACCGCAGCTACTAGCCTATTACGTTTCCCAGAGGTTTATCATGCAGCTGTTGCAAACTCTGCTGTAACGGATTGGAGAAACTACGACAATGTATATACCGAAAGATATATGAACCTTATTGAAAATAACAAAGAAGGATATGATGCTGGTAGTATTATGAAGTATGCAGACAATCTTAAAGGTGAATTAATGATTTTCTACGGAACAAATGATAACAATGTACATCCTGCGAATTCATTACAATTAATTCAAGCATTACAAAAAGCTGGTAAAAGCTTTGAAGTACAAGTTGGTCCTGATCAAGGACATACTGCTGTGAATAGAGATCGCATGATGGAATTTTTTATTACACACTTAGTAATTAACAACTTTACTCCAGATGTAAATCAAAGTAAAGCTGATCAATTTAAGAACTAG
- a CDS encoding CIA30 family protein — translation MKINVLMVLLILLNQDTSSNIIFDYKDSKTLKNWFILDDRVMGGLSRGNVKMSKTGNIIYYGDVTTENNGGFSSLRYQFKPKDVSAFNKIAIRVKGDGIPYQFRIKSDKRQRYSYVSNFETTGDWETIIIPFKKFIPQFRGNKVNAPNYKGEKMEEIAFLIGNKTNESFQLNIASIMLIK, via the coding sequence ATGAAAATAAATGTACTTATGGTGCTACTTATATTATTAAATCAAGACACTTCTTCAAATATCATTTTTGATTATAAGGATTCCAAAACGCTAAAAAACTGGTTTATTCTAGATGATAGGGTAATGGGTGGTTTATCTAGGGGGAATGTTAAAATGAGTAAAACTGGAAATATAATTTATTATGGAGATGTGACAACCGAAAATAATGGTGGCTTTTCTTCTTTGCGATATCAATTCAAACCAAAAGATGTTTCAGCCTTTAATAAAATAGCGATTAGAGTAAAAGGAGATGGTATACCTTATCAGTTTAGAATAAAGAGCGACAAGCGTCAACGCTATTCATATGTTTCAAACTTTGAAACAACTGGAGACTGGGAAACAATTATAATTCCTTTCAAGAAGTTTATACCTCAATTTAGAGGTAACAAAGTAAATGCACCAAATTATAAAGGGGAAAAGATGGAGGAAATTGCGTTTTTAATTGGTAATAAAACCAACGAATCCTTTCAACTAAATATAGCAAGTATCATGTTGATTAAATGA
- a CDS encoding cold shock domain-containing protein: protein MAKSQQTFNKSEKEKKRLKKREDKRKKMEARKLEREEGGKKGIEFAYVDHNGNLTDTPPDPSKKIKVKAKHIEISIPRTLESDREEIDPVRNGTVSFFDSSKGFGFIVDSENQEKYFTHISGIIDEVTENDKVSFELEKGMKGMNAVKVTLIK, encoded by the coding sequence ATGGCAAAATCACAGCAAACATTTAACAAGAGTGAAAAAGAAAAAAAGCGTTTAAAAAAGCGTGAGGATAAGAGAAAGAAAATGGAAGCTCGAAAACTTGAAAGAGAAGAAGGCGGGAAGAAAGGCATTGAGTTTGCTTATGTAGATCATAATGGTAATTTAACTGATACACCTCCAGATCCATCAAAAAAAATTAAAGTAAAGGCAAAACACATAGAAATAAGTATTCCTAGAACTTTAGAAAGCGATAGAGAAGAAATAGATCCAGTTAGAAATGGAACTGTATCTTTTTTCGATTCATCAAAAGGATTTGGATTTATAGTAGATTCCGAAAATCAAGAAAAATATTTTACGCACATAAGTGGTATTATTGATGAAGTTACCGAAAACGACAAAGTATCTTTTGAGCTTGAAAAAGGAATGAAAGGTATGAATGCCGTAAAAGTAACATTAATCAAGTAA
- a CDS encoding M23 family metallopeptidase, with protein MKFPNAKPIASITIDNDSLKSSFIEKSANTIDIKGEFWDTQKFNPFKDEVVKFPIQIKFEDSIYRSPILDSMVITSRFGWRNRRAHKGIDIDLITGDDVVSILDGVVRFTRYNSGHGKTVIVRHYNGLETVYAHLSSYAVKVNDSVKRGQILGKGGATGNARGSHLHLIVNYKGIAINPEYLFDFKEANKIRSSEIWVTRRWATPYLHSSKRRTKLELLSTEDEAKASLVKEIKIYVVKRGDTLSHISRRNNVSIRSICIANNIKSTTLLKVGQKLKLEM; from the coding sequence ATGAAATTTCCAAATGCGAAACCCATAGCAAGTATAACTATTGATAATGATTCACTAAAGAGTTCTTTTATAGAAAAATCAGCAAATACGATTGATATTAAAGGAGAATTTTGGGATACTCAGAAATTTAATCCTTTTAAAGATGAAGTTGTTAAGTTCCCGATACAAATTAAGTTTGAGGATAGCATATATAGGTCTCCTATACTCGATAGCATGGTTATTACTTCACGATTTGGATGGCGTAATAGAAGAGCTCATAAAGGTATAGATATAGATCTTATTACTGGTGATGATGTGGTATCAATTTTGGATGGCGTTGTACGTTTTACTAGATATAATTCAGGTCATGGAAAAACAGTAATTGTGAGACATTACAATGGTTTGGAAACCGTTTATGCACACTTATCTTCTTATGCTGTAAAAGTGAACGATTCTGTAAAACGTGGACAAATTCTTGGTAAAGGTGGTGCTACTGGAAATGCACGGGGTAGCCATTTGCACTTAATTGTGAACTATAAAGGTATAGCTATTAACCCTGAATATTTATTTGACTTTAAAGAGGCAAATAAAATTAGATCATCTGAGATATGGGTTACACGCCGATGGGCAACTCCGTATTTGCATAGTTCAAAGCGAAGAACTAAGCTAGAGCTGTTAAGCACTGAAGATGAAGCAAAAGCAAGTCTTGTTAAAGAGATAAAAATATATGTGGTTAAGCGTGGAGATACGCTTTCTCACATTTCAAGAAGAAACAATGTTTCAATTCGATCAATTTGTATCGCAAATAATATAAAAAGCACAACGCTTTTAAAGGTTGGGCAAAAGCTTAAACTAGAAATGTAG
- a CDS encoding EamA family transporter codes for MQKPHNTLLIVLAFFSIYVIWGSTYLFNKIAVGELPPFMLASVRFVTAGVFIFVIAKALGISLKITKRQLINATIAGFLFLTFGNGIVVWALKYVDSGFAALEISAQPLVILLLMRIHQGKKIQLMSFIGVVLGFIGIYLLVSQKQIIGQENSIIGMLMIFVCMLSWAYGSLFVGKADLPSNYFINTGYQMFTGGIMLLIVSALFGESWSLPTEWSSEVQLSILLLILLGSIVAFTSFNYLLKIVSPEKVATSTYVNPIVALFLGWYFLDEQITMQSIIAAVVLLTGVYFINTKKKLAIFSRFRR; via the coding sequence ATGCAAAAACCTCATAATACGCTCTTAATAGTATTAGCATTTTTTTCAATCTATGTGATTTGGGGTTCTACGTACTTGTTTAATAAAATTGCTGTTGGTGAATTACCTCCTTTTATGCTTGCTTCAGTACGATTCGTTACTGCTGGAGTGTTCATTTTTGTTATTGCTAAAGCACTTGGAATTTCACTAAAAATCACCAAACGGCAGTTAATAAATGCGACTATCGCTGGTTTTTTGTTTTTGACATTTGGAAATGGTATTGTTGTTTGGGCTCTTAAATATGTAGATAGTGGTTTTGCTGCTTTAGAGATATCTGCTCAACCCTTAGTGATACTTTTATTAATGCGTATTCATCAAGGAAAGAAAATTCAATTAATGTCCTTTATTGGAGTAGTTCTAGGCTTTATTGGTATTTATTTGTTAGTAAGTCAGAAGCAAATAATTGGTCAAGAAAACTCAATTATTGGCATGCTCATGATTTTTGTGTGCATGTTGAGTTGGGCTTATGGAAGTTTGTTTGTTGGAAAAGCAGATTTACCTTCCAATTATTTTATTAATACAGGTTATCAAATGTTTACAGGTGGTATAATGCTATTAATAGTTAGTGCATTATTTGGTGAGTCTTGGTCATTACCTACGGAATGGAGTAGTGAAGTACAACTTTCTATTCTATTATTAATATTACTTGGAAGCATTGTTGCTTTTACATCTTTTAACTACTTACTTAAGATTGTATCACCAGAAAAAGTGGCGACTTCAACATATGTAAACCCAATTGTAGCACTTTTTTTAGGATGGTATTTTTTAGATGAGCAAATTACAATGCAGTCTATAATCGCAGCAGTAGTGTTGTTGACAGGTGTTTATTTTATAAATACCAAGAAAAAATTGGCCATATTTTCAAGGTTTAGAAGATAA
- a CDS encoding prolyl oligopeptidase family serine peptidase gives MISFFSKYSKLIFSVITICFSLIVNSQDSQLKPVPEQDYGKWERINWGTSFTEDGSWIQFGIITNDNDKTLTVVNTKTKESRLITNAEAAIFSADNNWMAYKKVLTGKAQKKLDISNRQKKTKKKAPQKMGVVNLSTGDSLEFIDVVNYKFSGVNSFLAMKREKDKANTLIVKDLKSGLEVTFGNVKQYEWQDKGALLSMIINTDDKVGNSVQLYNPITGNLKVLDQKEEVYNGLLWREKSSDLLVLRTAKDTLYKDDSFDILLWKGLNNSNVNNSTKVFNHIKHTNFPKNTQIKSRGVSFSDNGESIFFSTDFRVSKTPKEKNDKNETNDEAAEVEIWNSGDVDIIPAQKKNVNYGSKLSVWNTNSDKYYQLESDVIDRVRIQTETSISIGQDQTPYDFEVMFGRPDYDLYTVNTLNGALEKVVTKASRYWDVSPNNKHFIYLSNDHLYLYNIDTKESINISKNIDASFIDVDNDHPMAQKPAFGFAGWSSDSKSYLVNSEFDVWQFFTDGNSPKRLTNGKEDNIIYRYQNFDRTQKSIDFKNPVYFRLFGRYNKNSGMAVLSKGKMKTLIYKDTMISGTIKAKKSDDIAFMEQTYTQSPNLFLTNTSFKKTKQISNTNAFQKDYAWGKAELITYTNALGKEAQGILYYPADYVKGEKYPMITYIYEKLSDRFHGYINPSKTNYYNTTVWSQNGYFVLNPDIEFIAGDPGISSAKNLENVVKSIIEKGDVDAKKVGLIGHSWGGYQAGFVPTQTDIFAASVAGAGLTELISMNLAVTPAFGGTPENAHFEVSQERMEVAPWKAPDSYLRNSSVMNIEKLNTPIMFEVGDNDENVNWFQGIAYYNAARRAAKPFVLLVYAKEGHGLRQDKNRIDYQQRILKWFGHYLKDEPAEDWMTEGIPYAEQQRRLKNKSKD, from the coding sequence ATGATTTCTTTTTTCTCGAAGTATTCCAAATTAATTTTCAGTGTTATTACTATATGTTTTTCACTAATTGTAAATTCTCAAGATTCTCAATTAAAACCTGTTCCTGAACAAGATTACGGGAAATGGGAACGTATTAATTGGGGAACCTCTTTTACTGAAGATGGTTCATGGATTCAATTTGGTATAATTACCAATGATAATGATAAAACATTAACAGTAGTAAATACTAAAACAAAAGAATCAAGGCTAATAACAAATGCTGAAGCTGCTATTTTTTCTGCGGATAACAACTGGATGGCTTATAAAAAAGTACTGACAGGAAAGGCTCAAAAAAAGCTAGACATCTCTAATAGACAAAAGAAGACGAAAAAGAAAGCTCCACAAAAAATGGGTGTTGTTAATTTATCTACAGGAGATTCTTTAGAATTTATTGATGTTGTTAATTATAAGTTTAGTGGCGTTAATTCATTCCTTGCGATGAAGCGAGAAAAAGATAAAGCAAATACATTAATTGTAAAAGATTTAAAGAGTGGTCTAGAAGTTACCTTTGGAAACGTTAAGCAATATGAATGGCAGGACAAAGGAGCACTTTTGTCAATGATAATAAATACTGATGATAAGGTTGGAAACTCGGTGCAATTATATAATCCTATTACTGGAAATTTAAAGGTTTTAGATCAAAAAGAAGAAGTTTACAATGGCTTACTATGGCGAGAAAAAAGTTCAGACCTGTTGGTTTTGAGAACAGCCAAAGACACACTGTATAAAGATGATTCATTTGATATTTTGTTATGGAAAGGATTAAATAATTCTAATGTTAATAATTCGACTAAAGTTTTTAATCATATTAAACACACAAATTTTCCAAAAAACACACAAATTAAGAGTAGAGGTGTTTCGTTTTCAGATAATGGTGAAAGCATATTTTTTAGCACAGATTTTAGAGTTAGTAAAACTCCAAAAGAGAAAAACGATAAAAATGAGACTAACGATGAAGCTGCTGAAGTGGAGATATGGAATAGTGGAGATGTAGATATTATTCCAGCTCAAAAGAAAAATGTAAACTATGGTTCTAAGTTATCAGTTTGGAATACAAATAGCGACAAGTATTATCAATTAGAAAGCGATGTAATCGATCGTGTGAGAATACAAACGGAAACTTCAATTAGTATTGGTCAAGATCAAACCCCTTATGATTTTGAAGTTATGTTTGGAAGACCTGATTATGATTTATATACCGTAAACACTTTAAATGGTGCATTAGAAAAAGTAGTTACTAAAGCCAGTAGATATTGGGATGTAAGCCCAAATAATAAGCACTTTATATATTTAAGTAATGATCATTTGTACTTATACAATATAGATACTAAAGAATCAATAAATATTTCAAAAAACATAGATGCAAGTTTTATAGATGTTGACAATGATCATCCAATGGCTCAAAAACCAGCATTTGGGTTTGCTGGATGGAGTAGTGATAGTAAATCTTACCTTGTTAATTCTGAGTTTGATGTTTGGCAATTTTTCACTGATGGTAATAGTCCGAAGCGACTAACTAATGGAAAGGAGGATAATATAATCTACAGATATCAAAATTTTGACAGAACACAAAAAAGCATAGATTTTAAAAACCCAGTTTATTTTAGATTATTTGGGAGGTATAATAAAAACTCTGGAATGGCTGTGTTATCTAAAGGAAAGATGAAGACCTTAATCTATAAGGATACTATGATTTCTGGAACTATTAAGGCAAAGAAATCTGATGATATTGCATTTATGGAACAAACGTATACACAATCTCCAAATTTGTTTTTAACCAATACGTCATTTAAAAAAACAAAGCAAATTTCTAACACCAATGCTTTTCAGAAGGATTATGCTTGGGGAAAAGCGGAGTTAATTACTTACACAAATGCATTAGGGAAAGAGGCTCAAGGAATTTTGTATTATCCGGCAGATTATGTAAAGGGGGAAAAATATCCTATGATAACTTATATATATGAGAAGTTATCAGATAGATTTCATGGTTATATTAATCCGTCTAAAACGAATTACTATAATACTACAGTATGGTCCCAAAATGGCTATTTTGTATTGAATCCAGATATTGAGTTTATCGCTGGAGACCCAGGAATTTCTTCTGCTAAGAACTTAGAGAATGTGGTAAAATCTATTATTGAAAAAGGTGATGTTGATGCTAAAAAAGTTGGTTTAATTGGACATTCTTGGGGTGGTTACCAAGCTGGTTTTGTGCCAACGCAAACAGATATTTTTGCGGCAAGTGTCGCTGGTGCTGGTTTAACAGAGCTTATTAGTATGAACTTAGCTGTAACACCTGCTTTTGGAGGTACGCCAGAAAACGCTCATTTTGAAGTAAGTCAAGAACGTATGGAAGTTGCGCCATGGAAAGCTCCAGATAGTTATTTAAGAAATTCATCTGTGATGAATATTGAAAAACTAAATACACCAATCATGTTTGAAGTTGGTGATAATGATGAGAATGTCAATTGGTTTCAAGGAATAGCTTATTATAATGCAGCTAGAAGAGCAGCTAAACCTTTTGTTCTACTTGTGTATGCAAAAGAGGGACATGGTTTGCGTCAGGATAAAAACAGAATAGATTATCAGCAACGTATATTAAAATGGTTTGGACATTATTTAAAAGACGAACCAGCAGAAGATTGGATGACAGAAGGAATACCTTATGCTGAACAACAACGTAGATTGAAAAACAAATCTAAAGACTAA